The sequence CACTCAGAGAATGTCCTTTCCTTGGGTCTGTGGACCTGTAtggactttattatttttgtttaagtttAATTGAACTTTATATATGTGGTATCTATCTGCGTACTGTGTATATGAAgcgcctgcaaaggccagaagagagcatcagatccccgggaactggagttacagatggttgtgagctaccatgtgggtgctagaaatcgaacccggatcctctggaagagcagctggtgcactgagccatatctctagtcCCAAGCAGGGATTTTTGATTTAAGACTAGAAAGAAAGACCAGGAAGTGTCGTTCACTGCAATGTTTTTCTTTGCCAGGAACATTTGGAATGTAGTAAATAGCAGATCTGCCAGTGCGATCCCCGTCTGCCACCcacaacctcttttttttttttttttggtttttcgagacagggtttctctgtagctttggagcctgttctggaactccctttgtagaccaggctggcctcgaactcacagagatccgcctgcctctgcctcccaagtgctgggattaaaggcgtgcgacaccaccgcccggctccacaaCCTCTCTTAATGAGCCCTTGGACCTTGGAGACAGATTGGGAACTCTTTATTCATTCACATAGCTCTTTAATTGGAGCTGGGAAGCATACATAGGTCATATACCTTTGGATTGAGGAAGTACAAATTCATTGTCCCTTTTACAGCAGGACATTAGGTTGTTACAGAAGGCGACCCATATCCATCCTGGCCgacagccaaagaaacaaacGCCGTTGACTGCGGTACACGTTTGAAATTCTACACCTTTATTCCCGACCGCACAGTTACCtgaaggaatagagaaaaagacaaat is a genomic window of Chionomys nivalis chromosome 12, mChiNiv1.1, whole genome shotgun sequence containing:
- the Defb136 gene encoding defensin beta 136; translated protein: MHLHLSGLLFFLVISLPAGNCAVGNKGVEFQTCTAVNGVCFFGCRPGWIWVAFCNNLMSCCKRDNEFVLPQSKGI